The following proteins are encoded in a genomic region of Planococcus lenghuensis:
- a CDS encoding phosphatidate cytidylyltransferase yields the protein MKQRIVTGLIAAGLFIPFVLIGGLPFTVLVYALAAIALQELLRMKGQYLLSISGLISLALMFSLLIPSHWTDILYIYTDYKKIDFAFFAVLLLLIHTVVVKNTFTFEDAALSILGTLYIGIGFFYFIETRNAGLEYIVYALLVVWSTDSGAYFTGRKIGKRKLWPQISPNKTIEGFIGGIVWAVAAALLLDWFVDLEGSVLILVGVTIAAASFGQLGDLVESALKRHFGVKDSGTILPGHGGMLDRFDSLLFVLPLLHFLHFI from the coding sequence ATGAAACAGCGCATTGTTACCGGTTTGATTGCTGCCGGCTTATTTATCCCTTTCGTACTGATCGGCGGCCTGCCGTTCACCGTGCTGGTCTATGCCCTGGCTGCGATTGCGCTGCAGGAGCTGCTGCGTATGAAAGGCCAGTATTTGCTCAGCATCAGCGGGCTTATTTCATTAGCGCTTATGTTTTCGCTGCTGATTCCGTCTCATTGGACGGATATCCTATATATCTATACCGACTATAAGAAAATCGATTTCGCCTTTTTTGCAGTGCTGCTGCTGCTTATACATACGGTTGTGGTGAAAAATACATTTACATTCGAAGATGCGGCTCTTTCAATATTAGGAACACTTTATATCGGCATCGGGTTCTTCTATTTTATTGAAACACGCAACGCTGGATTGGAATACATTGTCTATGCCCTGCTTGTCGTATGGTCCACCGATTCAGGGGCTTACTTCACTGGAAGAAAAATCGGCAAGCGAAAGCTGTGGCCGCAAATTTCACCGAATAAGACCATTGAGGGATTCATCGGAGGCATTGTTTGGGCAGTTGCGGCGGCTTTGCTGCTTGACTGGTTCGTGGATCTGGAAGGCTCTGTGCTGATTCTGGTCGGGGTCACCATTGCTGCCGCTAGTTTCGGTCAGCTGGGGGATTTAGTGGAATCAGCACTGAAGCGGCATTTCGGCGTCAAGGATTCCGGAACAATCCTGCCTGGCCATGGCGGCATGCTCGACCGGTTTGACAGCCTGCTATTCGTCTTGCCGCTTCTGCATTTTTTACATTTTATATAG
- a CDS encoding PolC-type DNA polymerase III, with the protein MTTQEDTTGRFRLLLQHLDLTDDTHMPFFEKAELKRMTVHKRERKWKFLIRLEKPLPVELYRLLKTRLHEVFAPIADVQLHIESASDEFDPVLLTDYYREVIEELQDMAPPLRERLAAQQPVFSGRKMLLTCRHEHEMMALRSKYGEKLAMVYQQLGLPMIQIEFQIEEETDGAAQAAHEAFLAERQAEEAEMARKALADIQKREKERKNDDGPAGPFQLGIPIKPEEQITEIKLIQDEERRVTVEGYVFDAEVRELRSGRSLLTVKITDYTDSILVKMFSRDKEDAELMAKAKKGMWIRARGSIQMDTFVRDLVMMAQDMTEIKREIQRDTAPEKRIELHAHTPMSQMDAVSSVDALVARAAAWGHPAIAITDHAGVQSFPDAYAAGQKYGVDIIYGLEANLVNDGVPIAKEERHALLKEETFVVFDVETTGLSAAYDTIIELAAVKIQGGNIVDKFERFANPHHALSATTVELTGITDDMVKDAPEVEEVIREYHDWAGDHIMVAHNASFDMGFLYQSYKRFGIDTVHATIDTLELARMLHPEMKNHRLNTLAKKFNIELTQHHRAIYDTEATAYLLDHLLKEAQEKGLHYHDQLNDYVGTGDSYKRARPSHCTLLAKDAEGLKNLFKLVSASHIDYFYRVPRIPRTLLQKHRKGLLVGSGCDKGEVFEAVMQKSVDDAINAAEFYDYLEVHPKDVYAHLIELELVRDEWNLEDIIRKLVKVADKTGKPLVATGNVHYVDPTDATYRQILIGSQGGANPLNRHKLPEVHFRSTDEMLKAFDFLGMEKARELVVENPHKVAGMIGDVKPIRDELYTPKIDGADDEIRELSYGMARKIYGDPIPEIVEARLEKELKSIIGHGFSVIYLISHKLVKKSLDDGYLVGSRGSVGSSFVATMTEITEVNPLPPHYICPACKKAEFFTDGSVGSGFDLDDKECPDCQIPYRKDGQDIPFETFLGFKGDKVPDIDLNFSGEYQPVAHNYTKELFGEDYVYRAGTIGTVAEKTAYGYVRGYSNDHDITFRGAEIDRLVQGCTGVKRSTGQHPGGIIVVPDYMDIYDFSPIQFPADAQDSEWKTTHFDFHSIHDNLLKLDILGHDDPTVIRMLQDLSGIDPKTIPTDDPEVMKIFAGTESLGVTEEQIGCKTGTLGIPEFGTRFVRQMLEETKPSTFSELVQISGLSHGTDVWLSNAQELIQNGTCQLSDVIGCRDDIMVYLIYQGLEPSLAFKIMESVRKGKGLTPEFEAAMKEQGVPNWYIASCKKIKYMFPKAHAAAYVLMAVRIAYFKVHFPALYYAAYFTVRADDFDLNVMAKGSSSIRASVQEINAKGLDASTKEKNLMTVLELALEMCERGLSFQKVDLYKSSADEFIIEGNSLIPPFNAIPGLGTNVARQIVTARKDGEFLSKEDLQQRGRVSKTLIEYLDDHGSLEGLPDANQLSLF; encoded by the coding sequence ATGACAACACAAGAAGATACAACCGGACGTTTTAGGCTGCTGCTTCAGCATCTGGATCTCACAGATGATACACATATGCCATTTTTTGAAAAAGCGGAACTCAAACGAATGACAGTCCACAAACGGGAACGGAAATGGAAATTTCTGATCCGGCTGGAAAAGCCGCTTCCGGTTGAATTGTACCGGTTACTGAAAACCCGGCTTCATGAAGTGTTTGCACCGATTGCTGATGTCCAGCTACATATTGAGTCGGCAAGCGATGAGTTTGATCCGGTTCTTCTGACCGATTATTACCGGGAAGTAATCGAAGAACTCCAGGATATGGCACCGCCGCTGCGGGAGCGGTTGGCTGCCCAGCAGCCGGTCTTCAGCGGCCGGAAAATGCTGCTGACCTGTCGGCATGAACATGAAATGATGGCGCTTCGTTCCAAATACGGAGAAAAACTGGCAATGGTTTATCAGCAATTAGGCCTCCCGATGATTCAGATTGAGTTCCAGATTGAAGAAGAGACGGACGGAGCAGCACAGGCGGCACATGAAGCGTTTCTTGCGGAACGGCAAGCTGAAGAAGCGGAAATGGCAAGAAAAGCATTGGCAGATATTCAAAAACGGGAAAAAGAGCGCAAAAATGATGATGGGCCTGCCGGACCGTTCCAGCTCGGCATTCCGATCAAGCCGGAAGAACAGATCACAGAAATCAAACTCATTCAGGATGAGGAACGGCGCGTAACCGTGGAGGGTTATGTGTTTGATGCGGAGGTGCGGGAACTTCGCAGCGGCCGGTCGCTTCTTACAGTGAAAATCACCGATTACACCGATTCCATCTTGGTTAAAATGTTCTCGCGGGACAAAGAAGATGCTGAGCTGATGGCGAAAGCGAAAAAAGGGATGTGGATCCGGGCGCGCGGTTCTATTCAAATGGATACATTTGTCCGGGATCTCGTCATGATGGCGCAGGATATGACGGAAATCAAGCGGGAGATCCAGCGGGATACTGCTCCCGAAAAACGGATCGAGCTTCATGCGCATACACCGATGAGTCAAATGGATGCTGTGTCATCAGTCGATGCGCTCGTGGCCCGTGCTGCAGCATGGGGACATCCGGCCATTGCGATCACAGACCATGCGGGTGTGCAGTCATTTCCGGATGCGTATGCAGCGGGCCAGAAATACGGCGTCGACATCATCTATGGACTTGAAGCGAATCTCGTCAATGACGGGGTGCCGATTGCAAAAGAAGAACGGCATGCTCTTCTGAAAGAAGAAACGTTTGTTGTGTTCGACGTGGAAACGACCGGACTTTCTGCCGCTTATGACACAATCATTGAACTTGCGGCCGTGAAGATCCAAGGTGGAAATATCGTGGATAAGTTTGAACGATTTGCCAATCCGCATCATGCGCTATCTGCGACAACCGTTGAATTGACGGGCATTACGGATGATATGGTCAAAGATGCACCGGAAGTGGAAGAAGTGATTCGTGAGTACCATGACTGGGCAGGCGATCACATTATGGTTGCCCACAATGCGTCATTCGATATGGGGTTTCTGTATCAGTCCTATAAACGGTTTGGCATTGACACTGTTCATGCGACTATCGATACGCTCGAGCTTGCCCGGATGCTTCATCCGGAGATGAAGAATCACCGGCTAAACACGCTGGCCAAAAAATTCAATATCGAATTGACCCAGCATCACCGGGCGATTTACGATACGGAAGCAACGGCGTATCTTCTGGATCATTTGCTGAAAGAAGCGCAGGAAAAAGGCCTTCATTATCATGATCAGCTGAATGACTATGTCGGGACAGGTGACAGCTACAAGCGGGCCCGGCCTTCTCATTGCACACTTCTTGCAAAAGATGCGGAAGGGCTGAAGAATTTATTCAAACTTGTGTCCGCTTCGCACATCGATTATTTTTACCGGGTGCCCCGGATTCCGCGTACCCTCCTTCAAAAGCACCGGAAAGGGCTATTGGTCGGTTCCGGCTGTGATAAAGGAGAAGTGTTCGAAGCGGTCATGCAAAAATCCGTGGATGACGCGATTAATGCAGCTGAGTTCTACGATTACCTGGAAGTGCATCCGAAAGACGTGTATGCCCATCTTATTGAGTTGGAACTTGTCCGGGATGAATGGAATCTGGAAGACATTATCCGAAAACTTGTAAAAGTGGCAGATAAGACAGGGAAACCGCTCGTTGCGACCGGTAATGTCCATTATGTGGATCCAACGGATGCGACGTACCGGCAGATTCTGATCGGTTCGCAAGGTGGGGCGAATCCGCTGAATCGCCATAAATTGCCGGAAGTGCATTTCCGTTCAACGGATGAGATGCTGAAAGCATTCGACTTTCTCGGAATGGAAAAAGCGCGTGAACTGGTAGTGGAAAACCCACATAAAGTTGCGGGCATGATCGGAGACGTTAAGCCGATCCGGGATGAACTTTATACCCCGAAGATCGATGGAGCCGATGATGAGATCCGTGAACTCAGTTATGGAATGGCCAGAAAGATTTACGGGGATCCGATTCCGGAGATCGTGGAAGCGCGCCTTGAGAAAGAATTGAAGTCCATTATCGGCCATGGGTTTTCAGTCATTTACTTGATTTCACATAAATTGGTGAAAAAGTCTTTGGATGATGGCTATCTCGTCGGATCGCGGGGATCTGTCGGTTCATCCTTTGTCGCTACTATGACGGAGATCACTGAAGTGAATCCGCTGCCGCCGCATTATATTTGCCCGGCCTGTAAAAAAGCGGAATTCTTTACAGATGGCTCGGTCGGTTCCGGTTTTGACTTAGATGACAAGGAATGTCCGGACTGCCAGATTCCGTACAGGAAAGACGGACAGGATATTCCGTTTGAAACATTCCTTGGATTTAAGGGAGATAAAGTTCCCGACATCGACTTGAATTTCAGCGGTGAATATCAGCCTGTAGCGCATAACTATACGAAAGAACTGTTCGGGGAGGATTATGTATATCGGGCAGGGACGATCGGGACAGTGGCAGAAAAGACGGCATATGGCTATGTGCGCGGCTACTCGAATGATCATGATATAACATTCCGCGGGGCTGAAATCGACCGGCTCGTACAAGGTTGCACCGGTGTGAAACGGAGTACCGGCCAGCATCCGGGCGGAATCATCGTTGTCCCGGATTACATGGACATTTATGATTTCTCGCCAATTCAGTTTCCGGCCGATGCGCAGGATTCCGAATGGAAAACGACGCATTTCGATTTCCATTCCATCCACGATAATCTGCTGAAGCTTGATATTCTCGGTCATGATGATCCGACGGTTATCCGCATGTTGCAGGACTTGTCCGGAATCGATCCGAAAACGATTCCAACGGATGATCCGGAAGTAATGAAGATCTTCGCAGGGACGGAATCTCTCGGAGTCACTGAAGAACAGATCGGCTGTAAGACCGGCACACTCGGTATCCCGGAATTCGGCACACGTTTCGTCCGGCAGATGCTTGAAGAGACGAAGCCGTCCACTTTCTCGGAGTTGGTACAGATCTCCGGCCTGTCCCACGGTACGGATGTCTGGCTGTCAAACGCGCAGGAACTGATCCAAAACGGCACATGCCAGTTGTCTGATGTGATTGGCTGCCGGGATGATATCATGGTCTACCTGATTTACCAGGGACTTGAGCCGTCACTTGCGTTTAAGATTATGGAATCCGTCCGGAAAGGGAAAGGGCTCACGCCAGAATTCGAAGCCGCGATGAAAGAGCAGGGCGTGCCCAACTGGTACATCGCATCTTGTAAAAAAATCAAGTATATGTTCCCGAAGGCACACGCAGCTGCGTATGTATTGATGGCAGTCCGCATCGCCTATTTTAAAGTGCATTTTCCGGCGCTGTATTATGCCGCTTATTTTACCGTCCGGGCAGATGATTTCGATCTGAACGTCATGGCGAAAGGATCAAGCTCAATCCGTGCATCCGTGCAGGAAATCAACGCAAAAGGACTTGATGCATCCACGAAAGAGAAGAACTTGATGACCGTGCTGGAACTGGCGCTTGAAATGTGCGAGCGCGGACTGTCGTTCCAAAAAGTGGATCTCTACAAATCGTCCGCCGATGAATTCATTATTGAAGGCAATAGCCTGATTCCGCCGTTCAATGCGATTCCGGGTCTCGGTACGAACGTAGCAAGACAGATCGTAACTGCGCGCAAGGACGGGGAGTTCCTTTCGAAGGAAGACCTGCAGCAGCGCGGACGGGTTTCAAAGACGCTTATCGAGTATTTGGATGACCATGGCAGCCTTGAAGGATTACCGGACGCTAACCAGCTGTCTCTGTTCTAA
- a CDS encoding proline--tRNA ligase — protein MRQTLTFIPTLRETPADADAKSHQMLLRAGFIRQNTSGVYSFLPLGKRVLQKVEEIIREEMQNVNSVEVFLPALQQAELWQETGRWYSYGPELMRLRDRHDREFALGATHEEVITSLLRDEIKSYKKLPLNLFQIQSKFRDEKRPRFGLLRGREFLMKDAYSFHATPESLDATYEDMRQAYTNIFTRLGLNFRAVIADSGAIGGKDNHEFMVLSDIGEDIIAYSDSSPYAANIEMAEVNVTYPKSVESPKAMEKVATPDQKTISEVAAFLGASPEQCIKTLVFKADDAYAIILARGDHDINDIKVKHALGVKTAELASAEEVQNLLSAEIGSVGPVQLPSDVKVYADHAVKSIVNGIAGANETGYHFINVTPEQDFSIDQYADLRFIQEGDASPDGQGIIQFAKGIEVGHVFKLGTTYSEPMEATFLNDQGKAKPYLMGCYGIGVSRVLAAVAEQFQDDAGFQWPIAVAPYAIHLVPINMKDDTQRELAEDLYKLMKDYRYEVLLDDRPERAGVKFADADLIGIPVRVTIGKRASEGILEVKNRRTGETFEWQREELLDRIQQMLSR, from the coding sequence ATGAGGCAGACATTAACATTTATTCCGACTCTCCGGGAAACTCCGGCAGATGCGGACGCAAAATCCCATCAGATGCTGCTGCGGGCAGGATTCATCCGTCAGAATACAAGCGGCGTCTATTCGTTCCTGCCACTCGGCAAACGGGTGCTGCAGAAAGTGGAAGAAATCATCCGGGAAGAGATGCAGAACGTGAACAGTGTTGAAGTGTTCCTCCCGGCATTGCAACAGGCAGAACTGTGGCAGGAGACGGGCCGCTGGTACTCATATGGACCGGAACTGATGCGCCTGAGAGACCGGCATGACCGGGAATTTGCGCTGGGGGCAACACATGAAGAAGTAATTACATCCCTGCTGCGCGATGAGATTAAATCCTATAAGAAACTTCCGCTCAACCTGTTCCAGATCCAAAGCAAATTCCGGGATGAAAAACGCCCGCGTTTCGGTTTGCTGCGCGGCCGGGAATTTCTGATGAAAGATGCATATTCCTTCCATGCTACACCGGAAAGTCTGGATGCGACTTATGAAGACATGCGGCAGGCATATACGAATATCTTTACCCGGCTCGGCTTGAATTTCCGGGCAGTCATTGCAGACTCCGGTGCAATCGGAGGAAAAGACAACCATGAATTCATGGTGCTGTCCGACATTGGAGAAGATATCATCGCATATTCGGATAGTTCTCCGTATGCGGCCAATATCGAAATGGCAGAAGTGAACGTAACGTATCCGAAGAGTGTGGAGAGCCCGAAAGCCATGGAAAAAGTGGCGACACCGGATCAGAAAACGATCAGTGAAGTCGCAGCGTTTCTTGGCGCTTCTCCTGAACAATGCATTAAAACACTGGTCTTTAAAGCGGATGATGCGTATGCAATTATTCTGGCCCGCGGTGATCATGATATCAATGATATTAAAGTGAAGCATGCACTGGGAGTTAAGACTGCAGAACTTGCTTCTGCTGAAGAAGTGCAGAATCTCCTGTCTGCCGAGATTGGTTCAGTCGGCCCTGTTCAGCTGCCGTCGGATGTAAAAGTATATGCGGATCATGCCGTCAAATCCATCGTCAATGGCATTGCCGGCGCAAACGAGACCGGGTATCATTTTATCAATGTAACCCCGGAACAGGATTTCTCCATTGATCAATACGCTGATTTGCGTTTTATCCAGGAGGGAGATGCATCACCTGACGGACAGGGGATCATCCAGTTTGCCAAAGGGATCGAAGTGGGACATGTGTTCAAACTCGGTACAACGTACAGTGAACCGATGGAAGCGACGTTCCTGAATGATCAGGGGAAAGCGAAACCTTACCTCATGGGCTGCTATGGAATCGGGGTATCCCGTGTTCTGGCAGCAGTGGCAGAGCAATTCCAGGATGACGCCGGGTTCCAGTGGCCGATTGCTGTTGCTCCGTATGCAATTCATCTCGTCCCGATAAACATGAAAGATGATACACAGCGGGAGTTGGCTGAGGATTTGTATAAACTCATGAAGGACTATCGCTATGAAGTTCTTTTGGACGACCGGCCGGAACGTGCCGGTGTGAAATTTGCGGATGCCGATCTGATCGGCATTCCGGTACGGGTGACGATCGGCAAACGGGCATCGGAAGGCATTCTGGAAGTGAAGAACCGCAGAACCGGTGAAACTTTCGAGTGGCAGCGGGAAGAGCTGCTTGACCGGATTCAACAGATGCTTTCAAGATAA
- the rseP gene encoding RIP metalloprotease RseP — METVISFALVFGSLVFFHELGHFIFAKRAGILVREFAIGFGPKILGITKGETLYTIRLLPFGGYVRMAGEDFDTVRIQPGHRVGLLLNKDGEAERVVLNQKKEYPDVLFLEVEEADLERELYIKGYDEEDQFLRIPVARDAVIEENGNETQLAPFDRQFGSKNVLQRFLTIFAGPFFNFILAFLIFTALGLFQGVPTNEPIVTEVTEDSPAAAAGLEGGDLVTAIDSEPVDSWNDLVGVVQENPENTLNFTVERDGEVLDLAITPERMQPEGAPEEVGVIGVMYMSPFEKDPIGAIAYGAEQTVFWFKEIIRLLGMLVTGQFTIDALAGPVGIYKTTETVVQEYGIYTLMGFAGMLSINLGIMNLLPLPALDGGRLVFFLIEAVRGKPVDRQKEGMVHFVGIMLLLMLMIIVTWNDIQRFFF; from the coding sequence ATGGAAACAGTTATTTCGTTTGCGCTGGTTTTCGGATCCCTCGTGTTCTTTCATGAACTGGGGCATTTCATATTTGCAAAACGGGCCGGCATTCTGGTGCGTGAGTTCGCCATTGGGTTTGGTCCTAAGATTCTCGGCATCACAAAAGGTGAGACTTTATATACCATACGCCTATTGCCATTTGGCGGTTATGTCCGCATGGCAGGCGAGGACTTCGATACAGTCCGTATTCAGCCCGGTCACCGGGTGGGTCTGCTGCTCAATAAAGACGGAGAAGCCGAACGGGTTGTCTTGAACCAGAAGAAAGAGTATCCGGACGTCCTGTTCCTTGAAGTGGAAGAGGCGGACCTGGAACGGGAATTGTACATCAAAGGCTATGATGAAGAAGATCAATTTCTGCGTATTCCGGTAGCACGGGATGCGGTCATCGAGGAGAATGGCAACGAAACACAGCTTGCTCCGTTTGATCGGCAATTCGGTTCCAAAAATGTGCTTCAGCGGTTTTTGACCATTTTTGCAGGACCGTTCTTCAATTTCATTTTAGCATTCCTGATTTTCACGGCCCTCGGTCTGTTCCAAGGCGTTCCGACAAATGAACCGATCGTTACAGAAGTGACGGAAGACAGCCCGGCTGCAGCAGCCGGACTTGAAGGCGGCGATTTGGTGACCGCTATTGACAGCGAGCCGGTTGATTCCTGGAACGACCTGGTGGGTGTGGTGCAGGAGAATCCTGAAAATACACTTAACTTCACAGTCGAGCGGGATGGGGAAGTGTTGGACCTGGCGATTACGCCGGAACGTATGCAGCCTGAAGGCGCTCCGGAAGAAGTGGGTGTGATCGGCGTCATGTATATGAGTCCTTTTGAGAAAGACCCCATAGGAGCTATCGCGTATGGTGCAGAACAGACCGTGTTCTGGTTCAAGGAAATTATCCGGCTGCTCGGCATGCTCGTAACCGGACAATTTACCATTGATGCACTTGCCGGTCCGGTCGGCATCTATAAAACCACCGAAACCGTCGTGCAGGAATATGGCATCTATACCCTTATGGGATTTGCAGGTATGCTGAGCATCAACCTTGGCATCATGAACCTGCTGCCTCTTCCGGCACTTGATGGCGGCAGACTGGTGTTCTTTCTTATCGAAGCGGTCCGGGGGAAACCGGTGGACCGCCAGAAGGAAGGCATGGTTCATTTCGTTGGCATCATGCTGCTCTTGATGCTGATGATCATCGTGACCTGGAATGATATCCAGCGATTCTTTTTCTAA
- the frr gene encoding ribosome recycling factor codes for MPKTIMQQSKDRMSKAIQAYSRELASIRAGRASASLLDKITVDYYGAPTPINQVAGISTPEARLLVIQPYDKSVTGEIEKAILKSDIGLSPASDGNIIRLAVPALTEERRKELVKQVKKEAEEAKVAIRNIRRDANDDLKKLEKKGEITEDDLRGYSDDVQKMTDSSIAEIDSIAQNKEKEVLEV; via the coding sequence ATGCCGAAAACAATCATGCAGCAGTCCAAAGACAGAATGTCAAAAGCAATCCAGGCATACTCGCGGGAATTGGCATCTATCCGTGCGGGACGTGCCAGTGCATCATTGCTCGATAAAATTACAGTCGATTACTACGGTGCTCCAACACCGATCAATCAAGTTGCGGGCATCTCCACTCCGGAAGCCCGGCTGCTGGTTATCCAGCCGTATGATAAAAGTGTAACCGGCGAAATCGAAAAAGCGATCCTGAAGTCCGACATTGGCCTTTCGCCGGCAAGCGATGGAAATATCATCCGGCTGGCTGTGCCTGCCCTTACTGAAGAGCGGCGTAAAGAGCTGGTCAAACAAGTGAAGAAAGAGGCGGAGGAAGCGAAAGTTGCGATCCGCAACATCCGCCGTGATGCCAATGACGACTTGAAGAAGCTTGAGAAAAAAGGCGAAATTACGGAAGATGATCTTCGCGGCTATTCTGATGATGTTCAGAAAATGACAGATTCGAGTATTGCCGAAATCGATTCCATTGCGCAAAATAAAGAAAAAGAAGTCCTGGAAGTGTAA
- a CDS encoding isoprenyl transferase, with product MFEKLLKRKESSADTDRLTAALEEKVPAHIAIIMDGNGRWAKMRGLPRIAGHHEGMKTVRRITKLASRMGVEVLTLYAFSTENWKRPKTEVDFLMRLPEEFLSSYLPELVEENVRVVMMGEQDKLPPHTKKAVHRAIHDTQHNTGLVLNFALNYGSRSEIADAVRELAAEAAAGLLNPEDVTEQHITDRLMTGALPEPDLLIRTSGEVRLSNFMLWQLAYTEFWFTETLWPDFDSDSMLDAIENYQRRNRRYGGLKGDEAT from the coding sequence ATGTTTGAAAAGTTGCTGAAGCGAAAAGAATCGTCAGCCGATACAGACCGGCTGACAGCTGCCTTGGAGGAAAAAGTGCCGGCGCACATTGCTATTATTATGGACGGTAACGGACGCTGGGCGAAAATGCGCGGCCTTCCGCGGATTGCCGGCCATCATGAGGGAATGAAAACGGTCCGCAGAATTACGAAGCTTGCCAGCCGGATGGGAGTGGAAGTGCTGACGCTTTATGCGTTTTCAACGGAAAACTGGAAACGGCCGAAAACGGAAGTGGATTTTCTTATGCGGCTGCCGGAAGAGTTCCTGTCTTCTTATCTTCCTGAGCTGGTGGAGGAAAATGTGCGGGTTGTCATGATGGGCGAACAAGATAAACTCCCGCCTCATACAAAAAAAGCGGTGCATCGGGCGATTCATGACACGCAACATAACACGGGATTGGTGCTGAATTTCGCTTTGAATTATGGAAGCCGGTCGGAAATCGCGGATGCGGTCCGGGAACTGGCAGCTGAAGCTGCTGCCGGATTGCTGAATCCGGAAGACGTCACGGAGCAACACATAACGGACCGGCTGATGACCGGCGCTCTGCCGGAACCTGACCTGCTGATTCGGACAAGCGGTGAAGTCCGGCTGAGCAACTTCATGCTTTGGCAGCTGGCGTATACAGAATTTTGGTTTACGGAAACATTATGGCCTGATTTTGACAGTGACAGCATGCTCGATGCCATAGAAAACTACCAGCGGCGCAACCGACGGTACGGGGGATTGAAAGGAGACGAAGCGACATGA
- the dxr gene encoding 1-deoxy-D-xylulose-5-phosphate reductoisomerase gives MTQKVILLGATGSIGLQTADVIREHRELFELTAFSAGRNMEETRKLIEEFKPQAVCVLGEQDAADLRSHYPDLDVLAGQTGLNEIAVYDADVLVSAVTGSIGLEPTLAAIRLGRKIALANKETLVTAGHLVMREARKYGAVILPVDSEHSALFQALNGEKREQATKLILTASGGSFRDRTRNELQGVTVKEALNHPNWSMGAKITIDSATMANKGLEVIEAHVLFDFPYDDIEVLLHRESIIHSMVEFRDTGVMAQLGTPDMRVPIQYALTFPDRLPRRNAARLDLAAIGKLNFQEMDYDRYRALQLAFDAGRAGGTMTTVYNAANEEAVAQFLNERIDFLQIEEIISRAMAAHTPAAAPGLEEILEVDANTRKSVRNMLK, from the coding sequence ATGACACAAAAAGTTATACTGCTCGGAGCAACCGGCTCGATCGGTCTGCAGACAGCAGATGTGATCCGAGAGCATCGGGAGCTGTTTGAACTGACTGCCTTCTCTGCCGGCAGGAACATGGAAGAGACCCGAAAGCTGATCGAAGAATTCAAGCCGCAGGCGGTATGTGTACTGGGTGAACAGGATGCAGCCGATCTCCGCAGCCATTATCCTGATCTGGATGTGCTTGCCGGACAGACTGGACTGAACGAGATTGCTGTATATGATGCAGATGTGCTGGTCAGTGCAGTGACCGGCTCGATCGGTCTTGAACCGACGCTGGCGGCAATCCGGCTCGGCAGAAAAATAGCACTTGCCAATAAAGAGACGCTCGTAACAGCAGGCCATCTTGTTATGCGGGAAGCCCGTAAATATGGAGCGGTCATTCTGCCGGTGGACAGCGAACATTCAGCCCTGTTTCAAGCGCTGAACGGTGAAAAGCGGGAACAGGCGACGAAGTTGATTCTGACTGCTTCCGGCGGGAGTTTCCGGGACCGGACCCGCAATGAGCTGCAGGGAGTTACAGTAAAGGAAGCGTTGAATCATCCCAATTGGTCCATGGGAGCCAAAATTACAATCGATTCAGCCACGATGGCGAATAAAGGTCTCGAAGTCATTGAAGCACATGTGCTGTTCGATTTTCCTTATGATGACATCGAAGTGCTGCTTCACAGAGAAAGTATCATTCATTCCATGGTCGAGTTCCGTGATACAGGAGTCATGGCGCAGCTCGGCACACCCGATATGCGTGTGCCGATCCAGTATGCGCTCACGTTTCCCGACAGACTGCCTCGCCGCAATGCAGCCAGACTGGATTTAGCTGCTATCGGCAAATTGAATTTCCAGGAAATGGACTACGATCGGTACCGGGCGCTGCAGCTTGCATTTGATGCCGGCCGTGCAGGCGGCACGATGACCACCGTCTACAATGCGGCAAATGAAGAAGCGGTCGCTCAATTTTTAAATGAACGCATTGATTTCCTTCAGATTGAAGAAATCATTAGCCGGGCAATGGCTGCTCATACGCCTGCTGCTGCGCCAGGACTCGAAGAGATTCTCGAAGTCGACGCAAATACAAGAAAATCTGTCCGGAACATGCTAAAATAG